In Strigops habroptila isolate Jane chromosome 4, bStrHab1.2.pri, whole genome shotgun sequence, a single genomic region encodes these proteins:
- the PLEKHG3 gene encoding pleckstrin homology domain-containing family G member 3 isoform X1: MNPPQPQTQPRPRGVSAPHNHTTLPPDPPPVPGDAGMPVPACPQHPALSAVPHPGCAMEDPTGSGAEPWAEGLHNSNNNAAPGGWPVPLGGHPLAPFGGPGAEPSYLGRVVLEIVESERTYARDLRSIVEGYLGKIIDAEEPVLRPEQVSALFGNIEDIYELSSTLLQNLESCASDPVAVAICFVTRSQEFSIYTQYCNNYPSSVAALAECMRSKAQARFLRECQERLRHALPLGAYLLKPVQRILKYHLLLQEIAKHFEHKSGDDYEVVLEAIDTMTCVAWYINDMKRKHEHAIRQQEIQSLLLGWKGPDLTSYGELVLEGTFRVQRARHERAVFLFDKTLLITKRRGDHYVYKSHIPCSSLMLIESTRDSLCFSLAHYKHIKQQHSLQAKSVEEKRVWTHHIKRLILENHHAIIPQKAKEAILEMDLFYPPRLPRCSPERLKKSWSCQPLDEPMAEPCQGRRQSEPFQHRDHTEMSPERLHGHTGRRQSEPAKQILRHLGEQGLKHAGSDGALLAMGEPPQHPRAWAAAEGLVEEEEEQEEEEELGRDSQEELPGAEELLMEPQEEQAGGHPLMPEPPKRPSSWGPGSCEKAGSTGEHPEVPEAPTAPSSMGTPALPQRGAEDLQVLSSEEEEEDDDGASGSILPPSVLDQASVIAERFGGGGSLSRRSSLALEGPSARPGSHGGSALSLDGSGLPVETGEPGGSPGAVPSPEPFPGARRGSLLSNRDRLLLDKIKSYYGNAEHRDTGFSVCRRESLSFIPKGLVRSSVSRFNSLPWPPLSPEPPVHPAPVCPVVALDELCQENGIQSPKNGIQTPENRIQTPENRIQTPENRIQSPKNGIQTPENRIQTPENRVQSPKNEIQTPENRIQTPENGIQSPRNGIQTPENRIHTPEPLLILEDDDLGTGNEEPPVAPPPRLLLPPSHPGTKVYQLARQYSLRIKSRRAGTRRAPAQPDADASCAVPRPGALPVSPSLLGDSPLSPGTAEPFPWPDVRELRARFGAARPPPVTRSRSAPEGPGRGGRPAEKERGSGRSRSAEAGGGPSTPVPARHGSDGALWVAAEAPLGAGQRVLVLEKIPAPPEPHSYVQIRSPTTREKICLKAVVERCKAYQASEEYRRRCPEPPAASQPPGDPQPLHVPQPPRHGLVRDLRQKFQSLDAAS, translated from the exons ATGAACCCCCCTCAACCCCAAACACAGCCCAGACCTCGGGGTGTCTCCGCACCCCATAACCACACCACTCTCCCCCCAGACCCCCCGCCGGTGCCAGGGGATGCCGGCATGCCGGTGCCCGCCTGCCCTCAGCACCCTGCCCTGAGCGCGGTGCCGCATCCCGGCTGCGCCATGGAGGATCCAACCGGGAGTGGGGCCGAGCCGTGGGCCGAGGGGCtgcacaacagcaacaacaacgCTGCCCCGGGGGGGTGGCCGGTGCCCCTCGGTGGGCACCCCCTGGCACCATTCGGTGGCCCCGGTGCTGAGCCCAGTTACCTGGGGCGGGTGGTGCTGGAGATTGTGGAGTCGGAGCGGACCTATGCCCGTGACCTGCGCAGCATCGTGGAG GGTTACCTGGGTAAGATCATCGACGCGGAGGAGCCGGTGCTGCGGCCGGAGCAGGTCAGCGCGCTCTTTGGGAACATCGAGGACATCTATGAGCTCagcag caccctgctgcagAACCTGGAGAGCTGCGCCAGTGACCCGGTGGCCGTGGCCATCTGCTTTGTCACCCGG AGCCAGGAGTTCTCCATCTACACCCAGTACTGCAACAACTACCCCAG CTCGGTGGCGGCGCTGGCCGAGTGCATGAGGAGCAAGGCCCAGGCGCGGTTCCTCCGCGAGTGCCAGGAGCGGCTGCGCCACGCGCTGCCCCTCGGTGCCTACCTGCTCAAGCCCGTCCAGAGGATCCTCAAGTACCATCTCCTGCTCCAG GAGATCGCCAAGCACTTCGAGCACAAGTCCGGGGATGACTACGAGGTGGTGCTGGAGGCCATCGACACCATGACCTGCGTGGCCTGGTACATCAACGACATGAAGCGCAAGCACGAGCACGCCATCCGGCAGCAG GAGATCCAGTCgttgctgctgggctggaaggggccGGATCTGACCAGCTACGGGGAGCTCGTGCTGGAGGGGACGTTCCGCGTGCAGCGCGCGCGCCACGAGCGCGCCGTCTTCCTCTTCGACAAGACCCTTCTCATCACCAAGCGCCGCGGGGACCACTACGTCTACAAGAGCCACATCCCG TGCTCCTCGCTGATGCTGATCGAGAGCACGCGGGACTCGCTCTGCTTCAGCCTGGCTCACTACAAGCACatcaagcagcagcacagcctgcag GCCAAGAGCGTGGAGGAGAAGCGCGTGTGGACCCACCACATCAAGCGGCTCATCCTGGAGAACCACCACGCCATCATCCCGCAGAAG gctAAAGAAGCCATCCTGGAGATGGATCTGTTCT ACCCCCCTCGCCTGCCCCGCTGCAGCCCCGAGCGCCTGAAGAAGAGCTGGTCCTGCCAGCCCCTGGATGAGCCCATGGCTGAGCCGTGCCAGGGCCGGCGCCAATCGG AGCCCTTCCAGCATCGGGATCACACCGAGATGTCACCGGAGCGGCTGCACGGGCACACGGGGCGCAGGCAGTCGG AGCCGGCCAAGCAGATCCTGCGGCACCTGGGTGAGCAAG GGCTCAAG CATGCGGGCAGCGACGGGGCTCTGCTGGCAATGGGGgagcccccccagcaccccagagcCTGGGCAGCAGCCGAGGGcctggtggaggaggaagaggagcaggaggaagaggaggaattgGGCAGGGACAGTCAGGAGGAGCTGCCTGGGGCCGAGGAGCTGCTGATGGAACCCCAGGAGGAGCAG GCTGGGGGGCACCCACTGATGCCAGAGCCACCCAAGCGACCAAGCAGTTGGGGCCCGGGGAGCTGTGAGAAG GCCGGCAGCACGGGGGAGCACCCCGAGGTGCCGGAGGCACCCACAGCCCCGTCCTCGATGGGGACCCCGGCGCTGCCGCAGCGCGGTGCGGAGGATTTGCAGGTGCTGagcagcgaggaggaggaggaggatgatgatggAGCCTCCGGCAGCATCCTGCCGCCCTCGGTGCTGGACCAGGCCAGTGTCATCGCCGAGCGCTTCGGTGGCGGCGGCAGCTTGTCCCGGCGCAGCAGCCTGGCCCTGGAGGGACCGTCGGCGCGGCCGGGCAGCCACGGCGGCAGCGCCCTCAGCCTGGATGGGAGCGGCCTCCCCGTTGAAACCGGGGAGCCCGGGGGGTCCCCCGGTGCCGTCCCTTCACCCGAGCCCTTCCCCGGAGCCCGCCGGGGGTCGCTGCTCTCCAACCGGGACCGGTTGCTCCTCGATAAGATCAAGAGCTACTACGGCAACGCTGAGCACCGGGACACCGGCTTCAGCGTCTGCCGCCGCGAGAGCCTGTCCTTCATCCCCAAGGGGCTGGTGAGGAGCTCCGTGTCCCGCTTCAACAGCCTCCCGTGGCCCCCGCTGAGCCCGGAGCCCCCCGTGCACCCAGCACCAGTGTGTCCCGTGGTGGCACTGGATGAGCTGTGCCAGGAGAATGGGATCCAGAGCCCCAAGAACGGGATCCAGACCCCTGAAAACAGGATCCAGACCCCTGAAAACAGGATCCAGACCCCCGAAAACAGGATCCAGAGCCCCAAGAACGGGATCCAGACCCCAGAAAACAGGATCCAGACCCCTGAAAACAGGGTCCAGAGCCCCAAGAACGAGATCCAGACCCCTGAAAACAGGATCCAGACCCCGGAGAATGGGATCCAGAGCCCTAGGAACGGGATTCAGACCCCTGAAAACAGGATCCATACCCCGGAGCCGCTCCTCATCCTGGAGGATGATGATTTGGGCACTGGGAACGAAGAGCCACCGGTTGCGCCCCCACCGCGGCTCCTGCTGCCCCCGTCGCACCCCGGCACCAAGGTGTATCAGCTAGCACGGCAATACAGCCTCCGCATCAAGAGCCGCCGCGCCGGTACCCGCCGTGCCCCGGCGCAGCCGGACGCGGACGCCTCATGCGCTGTGCCGCGGCCGGGGGCGCTGCCCGTGTCCCCGTCGCTGCTCGGGGACAGCCCCTTGAGCCCCGGCACCGCCGAGCCCTTCCCTTGGCCCGACGTGCGGGAGCTCCGAGCCCGCTTCGGCGCCGCGCGGCCGCCGCCGGTGACCCGCAGCCGCTCGGCACCGGAGGGACCGGGCCGCGGGGGGCGCCCGGCCGAGAAGGAGCGCGGCAGCGGCCGCAGCCGGAGCGCTGAGGCCGGCGGAGGACCCAGCACCCCGGTGCCGGCGCGGCACGGCAGCGATGGGGCGCTATGGGTGGCAGCGGAGGCGCCCCTCGGGGCCGGGCAGcgggtgctggtgctggagaAGATACCGGCCCCCCCCGAGCCCCACAGCTACGTGCAGATCCGCTCGCCCACCACACGGGAGAAGATCTGCTTGAAGGCGGTGGTGGAGCGATGTAAAGCGTACCAGGCGTCCGAGGAGTACCGGCGGCGCTGCCCCGAGCCCCCCGCTGCATCACAGCCCCCCGGAGACCCGCAGCCCCTCCATGTCCCGCAGCCCCCCCGGCACGGCCTCGTCAGGGACCTAAGGCAGAAGTTTCAGAGCCTCGACGCTGCCAGCtag
- the PLEKHG3 gene encoding pleckstrin homology domain-containing family G member 3 isoform X2, with protein MLALRPAGFGHQVNPRALHDPPPVPGDAGMPVPACPQHPALSAVPHPGCAMEDPTGSGAEPWAEGLHNSNNNAAPGGWPVPLGGHPLAPFGGPGAEPSYLGRVVLEIVESERTYARDLRSIVEGYLGKIIDAEEPVLRPEQVSALFGNIEDIYELSSTLLQNLESCASDPVAVAICFVTRSQEFSIYTQYCNNYPSSVAALAECMRSKAQARFLRECQERLRHALPLGAYLLKPVQRILKYHLLLQEIAKHFEHKSGDDYEVVLEAIDTMTCVAWYINDMKRKHEHAIRQQEIQSLLLGWKGPDLTSYGELVLEGTFRVQRARHERAVFLFDKTLLITKRRGDHYVYKSHIPCSSLMLIESTRDSLCFSLAHYKHIKQQHSLQAKSVEEKRVWTHHIKRLILENHHAIIPQKAKEAILEMDLFYPPRLPRCSPERLKKSWSCQPLDEPMAEPCQGRRQSEPFQHRDHTEMSPERLHGHTGRRQSEPAKQILRHLGEQGLKHAGSDGALLAMGEPPQHPRAWAAAEGLVEEEEEQEEEEELGRDSQEELPGAEELLMEPQEEQAGGHPLMPEPPKRPSSWGPGSCEKAGSTGEHPEVPEAPTAPSSMGTPALPQRGAEDLQVLSSEEEEEDDDGASGSILPPSVLDQASVIAERFGGGGSLSRRSSLALEGPSARPGSHGGSALSLDGSGLPVETGEPGGSPGAVPSPEPFPGARRGSLLSNRDRLLLDKIKSYYGNAEHRDTGFSVCRRESLSFIPKGLVRSSVSRFNSLPWPPLSPEPPVHPAPVCPVVALDELCQENGIQSPKNGIQTPENRIQTPENRIQTPENRIQSPKNGIQTPENRIQTPENRVQSPKNEIQTPENRIQTPENGIQSPRNGIQTPENRIHTPEPLLILEDDDLGTGNEEPPVAPPPRLLLPPSHPGTKVYQLARQYSLRIKSRRAGTRRAPAQPDADASCAVPRPGALPVSPSLLGDSPLSPGTAEPFPWPDVRELRARFGAARPPPVTRSRSAPEGPGRGGRPAEKERGSGRSRSAEAGGGPSTPVPARHGSDGALWVAAEAPLGAGQRVLVLEKIPAPPEPHSYVQIRSPTTREKICLKAVVERCKAYQASEEYRRRCPEPPAASQPPGDPQPLHVPQPPRHGLVRDLRQKFQSLDAAS; from the exons aTGCTGGCACTTCGGCCTGCAGGATTCGGCCATCAAGTCAACCCAAGGGCTCTTCATG ACCCCCCGCCGGTGCCAGGGGATGCCGGCATGCCGGTGCCCGCCTGCCCTCAGCACCCTGCCCTGAGCGCGGTGCCGCATCCCGGCTGCGCCATGGAGGATCCAACCGGGAGTGGGGCCGAGCCGTGGGCCGAGGGGCtgcacaacagcaacaacaacgCTGCCCCGGGGGGGTGGCCGGTGCCCCTCGGTGGGCACCCCCTGGCACCATTCGGTGGCCCCGGTGCTGAGCCCAGTTACCTGGGGCGGGTGGTGCTGGAGATTGTGGAGTCGGAGCGGACCTATGCCCGTGACCTGCGCAGCATCGTGGAG GGTTACCTGGGTAAGATCATCGACGCGGAGGAGCCGGTGCTGCGGCCGGAGCAGGTCAGCGCGCTCTTTGGGAACATCGAGGACATCTATGAGCTCagcag caccctgctgcagAACCTGGAGAGCTGCGCCAGTGACCCGGTGGCCGTGGCCATCTGCTTTGTCACCCGG AGCCAGGAGTTCTCCATCTACACCCAGTACTGCAACAACTACCCCAG CTCGGTGGCGGCGCTGGCCGAGTGCATGAGGAGCAAGGCCCAGGCGCGGTTCCTCCGCGAGTGCCAGGAGCGGCTGCGCCACGCGCTGCCCCTCGGTGCCTACCTGCTCAAGCCCGTCCAGAGGATCCTCAAGTACCATCTCCTGCTCCAG GAGATCGCCAAGCACTTCGAGCACAAGTCCGGGGATGACTACGAGGTGGTGCTGGAGGCCATCGACACCATGACCTGCGTGGCCTGGTACATCAACGACATGAAGCGCAAGCACGAGCACGCCATCCGGCAGCAG GAGATCCAGTCgttgctgctgggctggaaggggccGGATCTGACCAGCTACGGGGAGCTCGTGCTGGAGGGGACGTTCCGCGTGCAGCGCGCGCGCCACGAGCGCGCCGTCTTCCTCTTCGACAAGACCCTTCTCATCACCAAGCGCCGCGGGGACCACTACGTCTACAAGAGCCACATCCCG TGCTCCTCGCTGATGCTGATCGAGAGCACGCGGGACTCGCTCTGCTTCAGCCTGGCTCACTACAAGCACatcaagcagcagcacagcctgcag GCCAAGAGCGTGGAGGAGAAGCGCGTGTGGACCCACCACATCAAGCGGCTCATCCTGGAGAACCACCACGCCATCATCCCGCAGAAG gctAAAGAAGCCATCCTGGAGATGGATCTGTTCT ACCCCCCTCGCCTGCCCCGCTGCAGCCCCGAGCGCCTGAAGAAGAGCTGGTCCTGCCAGCCCCTGGATGAGCCCATGGCTGAGCCGTGCCAGGGCCGGCGCCAATCGG AGCCCTTCCAGCATCGGGATCACACCGAGATGTCACCGGAGCGGCTGCACGGGCACACGGGGCGCAGGCAGTCGG AGCCGGCCAAGCAGATCCTGCGGCACCTGGGTGAGCAAG GGCTCAAG CATGCGGGCAGCGACGGGGCTCTGCTGGCAATGGGGgagcccccccagcaccccagagcCTGGGCAGCAGCCGAGGGcctggtggaggaggaagaggagcaggaggaagaggaggaattgGGCAGGGACAGTCAGGAGGAGCTGCCTGGGGCCGAGGAGCTGCTGATGGAACCCCAGGAGGAGCAG GCTGGGGGGCACCCACTGATGCCAGAGCCACCCAAGCGACCAAGCAGTTGGGGCCCGGGGAGCTGTGAGAAG GCCGGCAGCACGGGGGAGCACCCCGAGGTGCCGGAGGCACCCACAGCCCCGTCCTCGATGGGGACCCCGGCGCTGCCGCAGCGCGGTGCGGAGGATTTGCAGGTGCTGagcagcgaggaggaggaggaggatgatgatggAGCCTCCGGCAGCATCCTGCCGCCCTCGGTGCTGGACCAGGCCAGTGTCATCGCCGAGCGCTTCGGTGGCGGCGGCAGCTTGTCCCGGCGCAGCAGCCTGGCCCTGGAGGGACCGTCGGCGCGGCCGGGCAGCCACGGCGGCAGCGCCCTCAGCCTGGATGGGAGCGGCCTCCCCGTTGAAACCGGGGAGCCCGGGGGGTCCCCCGGTGCCGTCCCTTCACCCGAGCCCTTCCCCGGAGCCCGCCGGGGGTCGCTGCTCTCCAACCGGGACCGGTTGCTCCTCGATAAGATCAAGAGCTACTACGGCAACGCTGAGCACCGGGACACCGGCTTCAGCGTCTGCCGCCGCGAGAGCCTGTCCTTCATCCCCAAGGGGCTGGTGAGGAGCTCCGTGTCCCGCTTCAACAGCCTCCCGTGGCCCCCGCTGAGCCCGGAGCCCCCCGTGCACCCAGCACCAGTGTGTCCCGTGGTGGCACTGGATGAGCTGTGCCAGGAGAATGGGATCCAGAGCCCCAAGAACGGGATCCAGACCCCTGAAAACAGGATCCAGACCCCTGAAAACAGGATCCAGACCCCCGAAAACAGGATCCAGAGCCCCAAGAACGGGATCCAGACCCCAGAAAACAGGATCCAGACCCCTGAAAACAGGGTCCAGAGCCCCAAGAACGAGATCCAGACCCCTGAAAACAGGATCCAGACCCCGGAGAATGGGATCCAGAGCCCTAGGAACGGGATTCAGACCCCTGAAAACAGGATCCATACCCCGGAGCCGCTCCTCATCCTGGAGGATGATGATTTGGGCACTGGGAACGAAGAGCCACCGGTTGCGCCCCCACCGCGGCTCCTGCTGCCCCCGTCGCACCCCGGCACCAAGGTGTATCAGCTAGCACGGCAATACAGCCTCCGCATCAAGAGCCGCCGCGCCGGTACCCGCCGTGCCCCGGCGCAGCCGGACGCGGACGCCTCATGCGCTGTGCCGCGGCCGGGGGCGCTGCCCGTGTCCCCGTCGCTGCTCGGGGACAGCCCCTTGAGCCCCGGCACCGCCGAGCCCTTCCCTTGGCCCGACGTGCGGGAGCTCCGAGCCCGCTTCGGCGCCGCGCGGCCGCCGCCGGTGACCCGCAGCCGCTCGGCACCGGAGGGACCGGGCCGCGGGGGGCGCCCGGCCGAGAAGGAGCGCGGCAGCGGCCGCAGCCGGAGCGCTGAGGCCGGCGGAGGACCCAGCACCCCGGTGCCGGCGCGGCACGGCAGCGATGGGGCGCTATGGGTGGCAGCGGAGGCGCCCCTCGGGGCCGGGCAGcgggtgctggtgctggagaAGATACCGGCCCCCCCCGAGCCCCACAGCTACGTGCAGATCCGCTCGCCCACCACACGGGAGAAGATCTGCTTGAAGGCGGTGGTGGAGCGATGTAAAGCGTACCAGGCGTCCGAGGAGTACCGGCGGCGCTGCCCCGAGCCCCCCGCTGCATCACAGCCCCCCGGAGACCCGCAGCCCCTCCATGTCCCGCAGCCCCCCCGGCACGGCCTCGTCAGGGACCTAAGGCAGAAGTTTCAGAGCCTCGACGCTGCCAGCtag
- the PLEKHG3 gene encoding pleckstrin homology domain-containing family G member 3 isoform X3 codes for MTSGTDPPPVPGDAGMPVPACPQHPALSAVPHPGCAMEDPTGSGAEPWAEGLHNSNNNAAPGGWPVPLGGHPLAPFGGPGAEPSYLGRVVLEIVESERTYARDLRSIVEGYLGKIIDAEEPVLRPEQVSALFGNIEDIYELSSTLLQNLESCASDPVAVAICFVTRSQEFSIYTQYCNNYPSSVAALAECMRSKAQARFLRECQERLRHALPLGAYLLKPVQRILKYHLLLQEIAKHFEHKSGDDYEVVLEAIDTMTCVAWYINDMKRKHEHAIRQQEIQSLLLGWKGPDLTSYGELVLEGTFRVQRARHERAVFLFDKTLLITKRRGDHYVYKSHIPCSSLMLIESTRDSLCFSLAHYKHIKQQHSLQAKSVEEKRVWTHHIKRLILENHHAIIPQKAKEAILEMDLFYPPRLPRCSPERLKKSWSCQPLDEPMAEPCQGRRQSEPFQHRDHTEMSPERLHGHTGRRQSEPAKQILRHLGEQGLKHAGSDGALLAMGEPPQHPRAWAAAEGLVEEEEEQEEEEELGRDSQEELPGAEELLMEPQEEQAGGHPLMPEPPKRPSSWGPGSCEKAGSTGEHPEVPEAPTAPSSMGTPALPQRGAEDLQVLSSEEEEEDDDGASGSILPPSVLDQASVIAERFGGGGSLSRRSSLALEGPSARPGSHGGSALSLDGSGLPVETGEPGGSPGAVPSPEPFPGARRGSLLSNRDRLLLDKIKSYYGNAEHRDTGFSVCRRESLSFIPKGLVRSSVSRFNSLPWPPLSPEPPVHPAPVCPVVALDELCQENGIQSPKNGIQTPENRIQTPENRIQTPENRIQSPKNGIQTPENRIQTPENRVQSPKNEIQTPENRIQTPENGIQSPRNGIQTPENRIHTPEPLLILEDDDLGTGNEEPPVAPPPRLLLPPSHPGTKVYQLARQYSLRIKSRRAGTRRAPAQPDADASCAVPRPGALPVSPSLLGDSPLSPGTAEPFPWPDVRELRARFGAARPPPVTRSRSAPEGPGRGGRPAEKERGSGRSRSAEAGGGPSTPVPARHGSDGALWVAAEAPLGAGQRVLVLEKIPAPPEPHSYVQIRSPTTREKICLKAVVERCKAYQASEEYRRRCPEPPAASQPPGDPQPLHVPQPPRHGLVRDLRQKFQSLDAAS; via the exons ATGACCAGTGGCACTG ACCCCCCGCCGGTGCCAGGGGATGCCGGCATGCCGGTGCCCGCCTGCCCTCAGCACCCTGCCCTGAGCGCGGTGCCGCATCCCGGCTGCGCCATGGAGGATCCAACCGGGAGTGGGGCCGAGCCGTGGGCCGAGGGGCtgcacaacagcaacaacaacgCTGCCCCGGGGGGGTGGCCGGTGCCCCTCGGTGGGCACCCCCTGGCACCATTCGGTGGCCCCGGTGCTGAGCCCAGTTACCTGGGGCGGGTGGTGCTGGAGATTGTGGAGTCGGAGCGGACCTATGCCCGTGACCTGCGCAGCATCGTGGAG GGTTACCTGGGTAAGATCATCGACGCGGAGGAGCCGGTGCTGCGGCCGGAGCAGGTCAGCGCGCTCTTTGGGAACATCGAGGACATCTATGAGCTCagcag caccctgctgcagAACCTGGAGAGCTGCGCCAGTGACCCGGTGGCCGTGGCCATCTGCTTTGTCACCCGG AGCCAGGAGTTCTCCATCTACACCCAGTACTGCAACAACTACCCCAG CTCGGTGGCGGCGCTGGCCGAGTGCATGAGGAGCAAGGCCCAGGCGCGGTTCCTCCGCGAGTGCCAGGAGCGGCTGCGCCACGCGCTGCCCCTCGGTGCCTACCTGCTCAAGCCCGTCCAGAGGATCCTCAAGTACCATCTCCTGCTCCAG GAGATCGCCAAGCACTTCGAGCACAAGTCCGGGGATGACTACGAGGTGGTGCTGGAGGCCATCGACACCATGACCTGCGTGGCCTGGTACATCAACGACATGAAGCGCAAGCACGAGCACGCCATCCGGCAGCAG GAGATCCAGTCgttgctgctgggctggaaggggccGGATCTGACCAGCTACGGGGAGCTCGTGCTGGAGGGGACGTTCCGCGTGCAGCGCGCGCGCCACGAGCGCGCCGTCTTCCTCTTCGACAAGACCCTTCTCATCACCAAGCGCCGCGGGGACCACTACGTCTACAAGAGCCACATCCCG TGCTCCTCGCTGATGCTGATCGAGAGCACGCGGGACTCGCTCTGCTTCAGCCTGGCTCACTACAAGCACatcaagcagcagcacagcctgcag GCCAAGAGCGTGGAGGAGAAGCGCGTGTGGACCCACCACATCAAGCGGCTCATCCTGGAGAACCACCACGCCATCATCCCGCAGAAG gctAAAGAAGCCATCCTGGAGATGGATCTGTTCT ACCCCCCTCGCCTGCCCCGCTGCAGCCCCGAGCGCCTGAAGAAGAGCTGGTCCTGCCAGCCCCTGGATGAGCCCATGGCTGAGCCGTGCCAGGGCCGGCGCCAATCGG AGCCCTTCCAGCATCGGGATCACACCGAGATGTCACCGGAGCGGCTGCACGGGCACACGGGGCGCAGGCAGTCGG AGCCGGCCAAGCAGATCCTGCGGCACCTGGGTGAGCAAG GGCTCAAG CATGCGGGCAGCGACGGGGCTCTGCTGGCAATGGGGgagcccccccagcaccccagagcCTGGGCAGCAGCCGAGGGcctggtggaggaggaagaggagcaggaggaagaggaggaattgGGCAGGGACAGTCAGGAGGAGCTGCCTGGGGCCGAGGAGCTGCTGATGGAACCCCAGGAGGAGCAG GCTGGGGGGCACCCACTGATGCCAGAGCCACCCAAGCGACCAAGCAGTTGGGGCCCGGGGAGCTGTGAGAAG GCCGGCAGCACGGGGGAGCACCCCGAGGTGCCGGAGGCACCCACAGCCCCGTCCTCGATGGGGACCCCGGCGCTGCCGCAGCGCGGTGCGGAGGATTTGCAGGTGCTGagcagcgaggaggaggaggaggatgatgatggAGCCTCCGGCAGCATCCTGCCGCCCTCGGTGCTGGACCAGGCCAGTGTCATCGCCGAGCGCTTCGGTGGCGGCGGCAGCTTGTCCCGGCGCAGCAGCCTGGCCCTGGAGGGACCGTCGGCGCGGCCGGGCAGCCACGGCGGCAGCGCCCTCAGCCTGGATGGGAGCGGCCTCCCCGTTGAAACCGGGGAGCCCGGGGGGTCCCCCGGTGCCGTCCCTTCACCCGAGCCCTTCCCCGGAGCCCGCCGGGGGTCGCTGCTCTCCAACCGGGACCGGTTGCTCCTCGATAAGATCAAGAGCTACTACGGCAACGCTGAGCACCGGGACACCGGCTTCAGCGTCTGCCGCCGCGAGAGCCTGTCCTTCATCCCCAAGGGGCTGGTGAGGAGCTCCGTGTCCCGCTTCAACAGCCTCCCGTGGCCCCCGCTGAGCCCGGAGCCCCCCGTGCACCCAGCACCAGTGTGTCCCGTGGTGGCACTGGATGAGCTGTGCCAGGAGAATGGGATCCAGAGCCCCAAGAACGGGATCCAGACCCCTGAAAACAGGATCCAGACCCCTGAAAACAGGATCCAGACCCCCGAAAACAGGATCCAGAGCCCCAAGAACGGGATCCAGACCCCAGAAAACAGGATCCAGACCCCTGAAAACAGGGTCCAGAGCCCCAAGAACGAGATCCAGACCCCTGAAAACAGGATCCAGACCCCGGAGAATGGGATCCAGAGCCCTAGGAACGGGATTCAGACCCCTGAAAACAGGATCCATACCCCGGAGCCGCTCCTCATCCTGGAGGATGATGATTTGGGCACTGGGAACGAAGAGCCACCGGTTGCGCCCCCACCGCGGCTCCTGCTGCCCCCGTCGCACCCCGGCACCAAGGTGTATCAGCTAGCACGGCAATACAGCCTCCGCATCAAGAGCCGCCGCGCCGGTACCCGCCGTGCCCCGGCGCAGCCGGACGCGGACGCCTCATGCGCTGTGCCGCGGCCGGGGGCGCTGCCCGTGTCCCCGTCGCTGCTCGGGGACAGCCCCTTGAGCCCCGGCACCGCCGAGCCCTTCCCTTGGCCCGACGTGCGGGAGCTCCGAGCCCGCTTCGGCGCCGCGCGGCCGCCGCCGGTGACCCGCAGCCGCTCGGCACCGGAGGGACCGGGCCGCGGGGGGCGCCCGGCCGAGAAGGAGCGCGGCAGCGGCCGCAGCCGGAGCGCTGAGGCCGGCGGAGGACCCAGCACCCCGGTGCCGGCGCGGCACGGCAGCGATGGGGCGCTATGGGTGGCAGCGGAGGCGCCCCTCGGGGCCGGGCAGcgggtgctggtgctggagaAGATACCGGCCCCCCCCGAGCCCCACAGCTACGTGCAGATCCGCTCGCCCACCACACGGGAGAAGATCTGCTTGAAGGCGGTGGTGGAGCGATGTAAAGCGTACCAGGCGTCCGAGGAGTACCGGCGGCGCTGCCCCGAGCCCCCCGCTGCATCACAGCCCCCCGGAGACCCGCAGCCCCTCCATGTCCCGCAGCCCCCCCGGCACGGCCTCGTCAGGGACCTAAGGCAGAAGTTTCAGAGCCTCGACGCTGCCAGCtag